The Misgurnus anguillicaudatus chromosome 15, ASM2758022v2, whole genome shotgun sequence genome has a window encoding:
- the rsf1a gene encoding remodeling and spacing factor 1 isoform X1 yields MAASSTTAGLPAAPGPGFAVLCSFLERYGSVLDLPELTFPQLERYLQDTSVVPPPLIELHVKLLRKIGKSVTPDKWEKYLMKVCQEFNSTWAWELERKSYAEMTVESKTEILKYLCECQFDDNLKFKTLVNEEDPDKMRLQPIGRDKEGLLYWFQLDQDQNVRVYAEEQDDTDGSSWRCIARTRNDLADTLEQLKAKIDSSVKQEGLDGQTSPKTERDDFKGEAEDLKICASGQMDLTNSINHSRDIGLKPESVKRETSPDAVKPDREVKDEVELKETVISKPKSEPIPVIDNRVSTIKVLVKEEVKDSPRAWNAISVVMPPSSIAQEKPTQDNSKEMKFENVTRAIKSDQQAKIPLKKRELKRSEGYDISNHYSNVNHNNNNLNTNGSISTGGIIVRNPAVLPVKENIRSENPTEKVSTTGVHQDLNITSSCGNETSSVTFQKTIREQYVGVGVIKGPLELKRSLTENDKAADRNGLHGNGVILKPGAGDADGVRQSVLVGKSVIKTDNGAVTCSVPDELPSEDVSKTSGKASDLVEHESPKIEDVEENKNEKSIKIKNSNSDRRKTDKTTEKESKDKALKSPRKRSLEKSKSKLHRGEEGEESSSKKVKGETHGHYDDEEVSSELQKEGIRLKIKIPLHRRTPELQHKDVESETGNRRSLRRSPRICKPSPKAADIRKQDRKLTASSTAQDEDEHMKDEEAKVQPKKVDLEGQTKSLKAKRRHRRTRWSKIRSKNCKSKEALPEDEDAGDDKATNDEDNKSERGDDKTETDSDGSNELPPEDACKHCGLANHPELILLCDMCDSGYHTACLRPLLMIIPDGEWFCPPCQHKLLCERLEEQLQNLDTALKKKERAERRRERLVYVGISVENIIPNPDGDAEDSLTEKKKDAKKIKNLGRRSTRTRKSISYRFDDFDEAIDEAIEEDLQDEAGAVRDTHASTVTAQQQNVVSRESRRSVKPLAPRKRKRRRLNDLDSDSTVDEEESEDEFQLSDSMEEEEFVVSGEEDDADVGSREGSEWGSAESDTGNQPRSRRTSRTTHTQRAMRSRRRLYNRRRGSSEEEVLDTDEEEEEEEEMETEGSNEFSESDVDTSKRRPRRRQNSFVNYYETSESEGSQKASNQKNPSLLHRRRLSSSNSEESILSKDSEPKPLQRRDRGQRSASKRNDSKQRHKQLKQRQQRSSSEEEEEGETEGSDEDQRPLRKRSNRIETDEEEEEGLGHRKHNTRGKIIEDSRLKHTARNSAGPRGPSRHNGLVPLRATAQDDEDEDEDEEEFTGVTDLVNFVFDSEQLS; encoded by the exons ATGGCTGCTTCGAGCACTACAGCGGGTCTCCCAGCAGCTCCCGGTCCTGGTTTTGCGGTGCTTTGCTCTTTCCTGGAGCGCTACGGGTCTGTTCTGGATCTGCCCGAGCTGACGTTCCCTCAACTGGAGCGGTACTTACAGGACACATCAGTGG ttcctCCACCTTTGATTGAGCTTCATGTCAAACTACTGCGTAAAATTGGCAAGAGTGTCACACCGGACAAATGGGAGAAGTATCTTATGAAG GTGTGCCAGGAATTTAACAGTACCTGGGCTTGGGAGCTGGAGAGAAAAAGCTATGCTGAAATGACCGTTGAGTCTAAGACTGAGATTTTAAAG TACTTGTGTGAATGCCAGTTTGATGACAATCTCAAGTTTAAGACATTAGTTAATGAGGAAGACCCAGACAAGATGCGTCTGCAGCCCATTGGTAGAGACAAGGAAGGCCTTTTATACTGGTTTCAGTTAGATCAAGATCAGAACGTGCGTGTTTACGCTGAAGAACAAGATGACACGGATGGGTCCTCCTGGAGATGCATTGCAAG GACAAGAAATGATCTTGCAGACACACTTGAACAGCTGAAAGCCAAGATTGATTCATCTGTCAAACAAGAGGGGCTAGATGGTCAAACCAGCCCAAAAACAGAGAGAGATGATTTTAAAG gtgAAGCTGAAGACCTGAAAATCTGTGCATCAGGACAAATGGACTTAACTAACAGCATCAACCATTCTAGAGATATTGGGTTAAAACCGGAAAGCGTTAAACGAGAAACATCACCCGATGCTGTTAAACCAGACCGAGAGGTCAAAGATGAAGTTGAATTAAAAGAAACTGTAATATCCAAGCCCAAATCAGAGCCAATCCCAGTTATAGACAACAGAGTCAGCACAATAAAAGTCCTTGTCAAAGAAGAGGTGAAAGATTCTCCCAGAGCTTGGAATGCCATATCCGTTGTCATGCCTCCATCTTCCATCGCACAGGAAAAGCCAACGCAGGACAACAGTAAAGAGATGAAGTTTGAAAATGTGACCAGAGCTATAAAGAGCGATCAACAAGCTAAAATCCCCCTGAAGAAAAGAGAGTTGAAAAGAAGTGAAGGTTATGACATCAGCAATCACTACAGCAATGTTAATCATAACAACAATAACCTTAACACCAATGGTAGCATCAGTACCGGAGGTATAATCGTTCGCAACCCTGCCGTATTACCGGTGAAGGAGAACATCAGGAGTGAAAACCCCACTGAGAAGGTTTCCACTACCGGTGTCCACCAAGACCTCAACATTACATCATCCTGTGGGAATGAGACATCAAGCGTGACGTTCCAAAAGACAATACGAGAACAATACGTCGGTGTTGGAGTAATCAAGGGTCCTCTTGAGCTAAAGAGGTCATTGACTGAAAACGATAAAGCAGCGGACAGAAATGGTCTTCATGGAAATGGAGTGATCTTGAAGCCTGGGGCTGGAGATGCCGATGGTGTCAGACAGTCTGTCCTTGTCGGGAAATCTGTGATTAAAACAGACAACGGTGCAGTTACTTGTAGTGTCCCAGATGAATTACCTTCCGAAGATGTTAGCAAGACGTCTGGTAAAGCATCAGACCTTGTTGAGCATGAATCTCCCAAGATTGAAGATGTGGAGGAAAACAAAAATGAGAAATCTATCAAAATAAAGAACAGCAACTCAGACAGAAGAAAAACTGATAAAacaacagagaaagaaagtaaAGATAAGGCTCTGAAAAGCCCAAGAAAGAGGAGCTTAGAAAAGAGCAAATCCAAGCTACACAGAGGAGAAGAGGGAGAAGAGTCCTCTTCCAAAAAGGTGAAAGGTGAAACGCATGGACACTATGATGACGAAGAGGTATCTTCAGAACTTCAGAAGGAAGGGATTCGTCTGAAGATTAAGATCCCGCTTCACAGACGTACTCCTGAACTCCAGCACAAGGACGTTGAGTCAGAAACCGGCAATCGACGGTCCCTACGAAGATCTCCAAGAATCTGCAAGCCCAGCCCCAAGGCGGCAGATATCCGGAAACAAGACAGGAAACTTACAGCCTCCTCTACGGCTCAAGATGAAGACGAACATATGAAAGATGAAGAGGCCAAAGTACAGCCCAAAAAAGTGGACTTGGAAGGACAGACCAAGTCACTGAAG GCCAAGCGGCGACACAGGCGGACCCGTTGGTCTAAAATTCGTTCTAAAAACTGCAAATCCAAAGAAGCTCTGCCGGAGGACGAGGATGCGGGTGATGACAAAGCTACGAATGACGAGGACAACAAATCGGAGAGAGGAGACGATAAGACCGAGACAGATTCGGATGGATCGAATGAGCTTCCGCCTGAAGATGCTTGTAAACATTGTGGTCTTGCCAACCACCCGGAACTG ATTCTTCTGTGTGACATGTGTGACAGTGGTTATCACACAGCCTGTCTGAGACCTCTTCTTATGATCATTCCTGATGGAGAATGGTTCTGTCCTCCCTGCCAGCAT AAGCTTCTCTGTGAGAGGTTAGAGGAACAGCTTCAGAATCTGGACACTGCTCTGAAGAAGAAAGAGAGAGCTGAACGCAG GCGTGAACGCTTAGTTTATGTGGGCATCAGCGTGGAGAACATTATACCAAATCCA GATGGTGATGCAGAAGACAGTTTGACAGAGAAGAAAAAAGATGCCAAGAAGATTAAGAATCTGGGACGCCGATCGACCAGGACGAGGAAATCTATCAGTtacag GTTTGATGACTTTGATGAAGCCATCGATGAAGCGATAGAGGAAGATCTTCAAGATGAAGCAG GTGCTGTACGTGATACACATGCGTCGACCGTCACGGCTCAACAGCAGAACGTGGTCAGCCGTGAAAGTCGCCGTTCTGTGAAGCCCCTCGCACCACGCAAGAGGAAACGCCGGCGACTTAACGATTTGGATAGCGACAGTACGGTGGATGAGGAGGAGAGTGAGGACGAGTTTCAGCTCAGTGACAG TATGGAGGAGGAGGAGTTTGTGGTTTCCGGAGAAGAGGATGATGCTGACGTGGGCTCTCGTGAGGGCAGTGAATGGGGCAGCGCTGAGAGTGACACTGGTAATCAACCGAGATCCAGAAGAACCAGCAGAACCACACACACGCAAAGAGCCATGAGGAGCAGACGCAGACTTTACAACAGACGGAGAGGCTCTTCAGAGGAGGAAGTGTTGGACACagatgaggaagaggaggaggaagaggaaatGG AAACAGAAGGATCGAATGAGTTCAGCGAGAGTGACGTGGACACGAGCAAAAGACGTCCTCGGCGCCGTCAGAACTCTTTTGTCAACTACTATGAAACTTCAGAATCGGAGGGATCACAAAAAGCGTCCAATCAGAAGAACCCATCTCTTCTTCACCGTCGCCGATTATCCAGCTCCAACAGTGAAG AGTCCATACTTTCTAAAGACTCGGAGCCAAAGCCCCTGCAGAGGAGAGACAGAGGACAGAGGAGCGCGTCTAAGAGGAACGACTCCAAACAGAGACACAAACAGCTTAAACAGAGACAGCAGAGAAGCTCAAGTGAGGAAGAGGAAGAAGGAGAAACAGAGGGGTCTGATGAAGACCAGCGACCTCTACGCAAGAGATCAAACCGCATAGAAACAGAcgaagaagaggaagaaggcTTGGGGCACAGAAAGCATAATACACGAGGAAAGATCATTGAGGACTCCAGGTTGAAGCACACAGCCAGAAACAGCGCAGGGCCCCGGGGTCCCTCCAGGCACAATGGCCTGGTCCCTCTGAGGGCCACAGCTCAGGATGATGAGGATGAGGATGAAGATGAGGAAGAGTTTACTGGAGTCACGGACCTTGTTAACTTTGTTTTTGACAGTGAACAATTGTCCTGA
- the rsf1a gene encoding remodeling and spacing factor 1 isoform X2, whose product MAASSTTAGLPAAPGPGFAVLCSFLERYGSVLDLPELTFPQLERYLQDTSVVPPPLIELHVKLLRKIGKSVTPDKWEKYLMKVCQEFNSTWAWELERKSYAEMTVESKTEILKYLCECQFDDNLKFKTLVNEEDPDKMRLQPIGRDKEGLLYWFQLDQDQNVRVYAEEQDDTDGSSWRCIARTRNDLADTLEQLKAKIDSSVKQEGLDGQTSPKTERDDFKGEAEDLKICASGQMDLTNSINHSRDIGLKPESVKRETSPDAVKPDREVKDEVELKETVISKPKSEPIPVIDNRVSTIKVLVKEEVKDSPRAWNAISVVMPPSSIAQEKPTQDNSKEMKFENVTRAIKSDQQAKIPLKKRELKRSEGYDISNHYSNVNHNNNNLNTNGSISTGGIIVRNPAVLPVKENIRSENPTEKVSTTGVHQDLNITSSCGNETSSVTFQKTIREQYVGVGVIKGPLELKRSLTENDKAADRNGLHGNGVILKPGAGDADGVRQSVLVGKSVIKTDNGAVTCSVPDELPSEDVSKTSGKASDLVEHESPKIEDVEENKNEKSIKIKNSNSDRRKTDKTTEKESKDKALKSPRKRSLEKSKSKLHRGEEGEESSSKKVKGETHGHYDDEEVSSELQKEGIRLKIKIPLHRRTPELQHKDVESETGNRRSLRRSPRICKPSPKAADIRKQDRKLTASSTAQDEDEHMKDEEAKVQPKKVDLEGQTKSLKAKRRHRRTRWSKIRSKNCKSKEALPEDEDAGDDKATNDEDNKSERGDDKTETDSDGSNELPPEDACKHCGLANHPELILLCDMCDSGYHTACLRPLLMIIPDGEWFCPPCQHKLLCERLEEQLQNLDTALKKKERAERRRERLVYVGISVENIIPNPDGDAEDSLTEKKKDAKKIKNLGRRSTRTRKSISYRFDDFDEAIDEAIEEDLQDEAGAVRDTHASTVTAQQQNVVSRESRRSVKPLAPRKRKRRRLNDLDSDSTVDEEESEDEFQLSDSMEEEEFVVSGEEDDADVGSREGSEWGSAESDTGNQPRSRRTSRTTHTQRAMRSRRRLYNRRRGSSEEEVLDTDEEEEEEEEMEGSNEFSESDVDTSKRRPRRRQNSFVNYYETSESEGSQKASNQKNPSLLHRRRLSSSNSEESILSKDSEPKPLQRRDRGQRSASKRNDSKQRHKQLKQRQQRSSSEEEEEGETEGSDEDQRPLRKRSNRIETDEEEEEGLGHRKHNTRGKIIEDSRLKHTARNSAGPRGPSRHNGLVPLRATAQDDEDEDEDEEEFTGVTDLVNFVFDSEQLS is encoded by the exons ATGGCTGCTTCGAGCACTACAGCGGGTCTCCCAGCAGCTCCCGGTCCTGGTTTTGCGGTGCTTTGCTCTTTCCTGGAGCGCTACGGGTCTGTTCTGGATCTGCCCGAGCTGACGTTCCCTCAACTGGAGCGGTACTTACAGGACACATCAGTGG ttcctCCACCTTTGATTGAGCTTCATGTCAAACTACTGCGTAAAATTGGCAAGAGTGTCACACCGGACAAATGGGAGAAGTATCTTATGAAG GTGTGCCAGGAATTTAACAGTACCTGGGCTTGGGAGCTGGAGAGAAAAAGCTATGCTGAAATGACCGTTGAGTCTAAGACTGAGATTTTAAAG TACTTGTGTGAATGCCAGTTTGATGACAATCTCAAGTTTAAGACATTAGTTAATGAGGAAGACCCAGACAAGATGCGTCTGCAGCCCATTGGTAGAGACAAGGAAGGCCTTTTATACTGGTTTCAGTTAGATCAAGATCAGAACGTGCGTGTTTACGCTGAAGAACAAGATGACACGGATGGGTCCTCCTGGAGATGCATTGCAAG GACAAGAAATGATCTTGCAGACACACTTGAACAGCTGAAAGCCAAGATTGATTCATCTGTCAAACAAGAGGGGCTAGATGGTCAAACCAGCCCAAAAACAGAGAGAGATGATTTTAAAG gtgAAGCTGAAGACCTGAAAATCTGTGCATCAGGACAAATGGACTTAACTAACAGCATCAACCATTCTAGAGATATTGGGTTAAAACCGGAAAGCGTTAAACGAGAAACATCACCCGATGCTGTTAAACCAGACCGAGAGGTCAAAGATGAAGTTGAATTAAAAGAAACTGTAATATCCAAGCCCAAATCAGAGCCAATCCCAGTTATAGACAACAGAGTCAGCACAATAAAAGTCCTTGTCAAAGAAGAGGTGAAAGATTCTCCCAGAGCTTGGAATGCCATATCCGTTGTCATGCCTCCATCTTCCATCGCACAGGAAAAGCCAACGCAGGACAACAGTAAAGAGATGAAGTTTGAAAATGTGACCAGAGCTATAAAGAGCGATCAACAAGCTAAAATCCCCCTGAAGAAAAGAGAGTTGAAAAGAAGTGAAGGTTATGACATCAGCAATCACTACAGCAATGTTAATCATAACAACAATAACCTTAACACCAATGGTAGCATCAGTACCGGAGGTATAATCGTTCGCAACCCTGCCGTATTACCGGTGAAGGAGAACATCAGGAGTGAAAACCCCACTGAGAAGGTTTCCACTACCGGTGTCCACCAAGACCTCAACATTACATCATCCTGTGGGAATGAGACATCAAGCGTGACGTTCCAAAAGACAATACGAGAACAATACGTCGGTGTTGGAGTAATCAAGGGTCCTCTTGAGCTAAAGAGGTCATTGACTGAAAACGATAAAGCAGCGGACAGAAATGGTCTTCATGGAAATGGAGTGATCTTGAAGCCTGGGGCTGGAGATGCCGATGGTGTCAGACAGTCTGTCCTTGTCGGGAAATCTGTGATTAAAACAGACAACGGTGCAGTTACTTGTAGTGTCCCAGATGAATTACCTTCCGAAGATGTTAGCAAGACGTCTGGTAAAGCATCAGACCTTGTTGAGCATGAATCTCCCAAGATTGAAGATGTGGAGGAAAACAAAAATGAGAAATCTATCAAAATAAAGAACAGCAACTCAGACAGAAGAAAAACTGATAAAacaacagagaaagaaagtaaAGATAAGGCTCTGAAAAGCCCAAGAAAGAGGAGCTTAGAAAAGAGCAAATCCAAGCTACACAGAGGAGAAGAGGGAGAAGAGTCCTCTTCCAAAAAGGTGAAAGGTGAAACGCATGGACACTATGATGACGAAGAGGTATCTTCAGAACTTCAGAAGGAAGGGATTCGTCTGAAGATTAAGATCCCGCTTCACAGACGTACTCCTGAACTCCAGCACAAGGACGTTGAGTCAGAAACCGGCAATCGACGGTCCCTACGAAGATCTCCAAGAATCTGCAAGCCCAGCCCCAAGGCGGCAGATATCCGGAAACAAGACAGGAAACTTACAGCCTCCTCTACGGCTCAAGATGAAGACGAACATATGAAAGATGAAGAGGCCAAAGTACAGCCCAAAAAAGTGGACTTGGAAGGACAGACCAAGTCACTGAAG GCCAAGCGGCGACACAGGCGGACCCGTTGGTCTAAAATTCGTTCTAAAAACTGCAAATCCAAAGAAGCTCTGCCGGAGGACGAGGATGCGGGTGATGACAAAGCTACGAATGACGAGGACAACAAATCGGAGAGAGGAGACGATAAGACCGAGACAGATTCGGATGGATCGAATGAGCTTCCGCCTGAAGATGCTTGTAAACATTGTGGTCTTGCCAACCACCCGGAACTG ATTCTTCTGTGTGACATGTGTGACAGTGGTTATCACACAGCCTGTCTGAGACCTCTTCTTATGATCATTCCTGATGGAGAATGGTTCTGTCCTCCCTGCCAGCAT AAGCTTCTCTGTGAGAGGTTAGAGGAACAGCTTCAGAATCTGGACACTGCTCTGAAGAAGAAAGAGAGAGCTGAACGCAG GCGTGAACGCTTAGTTTATGTGGGCATCAGCGTGGAGAACATTATACCAAATCCA GATGGTGATGCAGAAGACAGTTTGACAGAGAAGAAAAAAGATGCCAAGAAGATTAAGAATCTGGGACGCCGATCGACCAGGACGAGGAAATCTATCAGTtacag GTTTGATGACTTTGATGAAGCCATCGATGAAGCGATAGAGGAAGATCTTCAAGATGAAGCAG GTGCTGTACGTGATACACATGCGTCGACCGTCACGGCTCAACAGCAGAACGTGGTCAGCCGTGAAAGTCGCCGTTCTGTGAAGCCCCTCGCACCACGCAAGAGGAAACGCCGGCGACTTAACGATTTGGATAGCGACAGTACGGTGGATGAGGAGGAGAGTGAGGACGAGTTTCAGCTCAGTGACAG TATGGAGGAGGAGGAGTTTGTGGTTTCCGGAGAAGAGGATGATGCTGACGTGGGCTCTCGTGAGGGCAGTGAATGGGGCAGCGCTGAGAGTGACACTGGTAATCAACCGAGATCCAGAAGAACCAGCAGAACCACACACACGCAAAGAGCCATGAGGAGCAGACGCAGACTTTACAACAGACGGAGAGGCTCTTCAGAGGAGGAAGTGTTGGACACagatgaggaagaggaggaggaagaggaaatGG AAGGATCGAATGAGTTCAGCGAGAGTGACGTGGACACGAGCAAAAGACGTCCTCGGCGCCGTCAGAACTCTTTTGTCAACTACTATGAAACTTCAGAATCGGAGGGATCACAAAAAGCGTCCAATCAGAAGAACCCATCTCTTCTTCACCGTCGCCGATTATCCAGCTCCAACAGTGAAG AGTCCATACTTTCTAAAGACTCGGAGCCAAAGCCCCTGCAGAGGAGAGACAGAGGACAGAGGAGCGCGTCTAAGAGGAACGACTCCAAACAGAGACACAAACAGCTTAAACAGAGACAGCAGAGAAGCTCAAGTGAGGAAGAGGAAGAAGGAGAAACAGAGGGGTCTGATGAAGACCAGCGACCTCTACGCAAGAGATCAAACCGCATAGAAACAGAcgaagaagaggaagaaggcTTGGGGCACAGAAAGCATAATACACGAGGAAAGATCATTGAGGACTCCAGGTTGAAGCACACAGCCAGAAACAGCGCAGGGCCCCGGGGTCCCTCCAGGCACAATGGCCTGGTCCCTCTGAGGGCCACAGCTCAGGATGATGAGGATGAGGATGAAGATGAGGAAGAGTTTACTGGAGTCACGGACCTTGTTAACTTTGTTTTTGACAGTGAACAATTGTCCTGA
- the aamdc gene encoding mth938 domain-containing protein: MSSPEIASLSWGHMKIKGCSTSYKDCKVWPGGSRAWDWRETGTNHHPGVQPADLDEVLRKGVQTLVIGRGMSEALQVPPSTLEYVKKQGVDVRVFQTEQAVKEYNALVGQGAKVGGVFHSTC; the protein is encoded by the exons ATGTCATCTCCAGAAATCGCTTCCTTATCCTGGGGCCACATGAAGATCAAAGGTTGTTCCACTTCCTATAAAGACTGTAAAGTTTGGCCCGGTGGCAGTCGAGCTTGGGACTGGCGTGAAACTGGCACTAAT CATCATCCTGGTGTCCAGCCAGCTGATCTGGATGAGGTTCTTAGAAAAGGTGTACAGACGCTGGTTATAGGCAGAGGAATGAGTGAAGCTTTACAG GTGCCTCCTTCCACCCTTGAATATGTGAAGAAACAGGGTGTGGACGTCCGGGTGTTCCAGACTGAGCAGGCTGTTAAAGAATATAATGCTTTGGTGGGACAGGGGGCTAAAGTTGGTGGGGTTTTCCACTCCACCTGCTGA